The Apium graveolens cultivar Ventura chromosome 3, ASM990537v1, whole genome shotgun sequence sequence AAGATATGTTGACATGACAATCAATATATGTGCTTATATTGAAATGGGTATTTCTTGTTGCCTCTGATGCTTGTAATTCACTAACTTAGTTTTGTTTTTGTCTCGATTCATCAAAATAATACTTTGTTCACATAAGTTATGTGGCGAATTAAACATAGTTGTCCTGTAGATAGTATCAAATGCTATCAAATCTTCAAATCTTCAAAGTCATTAAAATTAAAGGATGGAATACTTCTAAATATCTTCCAAAGGTGTAAGTTTCTTTTTCTTTCATGGTTCTTTTTTGAAGCAAGCAGTACATTAAATACCAACAGTTTTCTCTAGCAACTATCTTATTTTTGTTCATTTTTCGCTACCCACATTATTATGTTGGAAAACTATTATCCTGTTTATATACAATGATCTATATAACCTCCGCTGCTATTGTGGACCTATTGATCCCCTTTCGACTGGTTTGAATGGTTGGCTCTTGTGCTGTAAATCCTGCCAGCCAGGTTCGGCACTCCCTCCACCTTTTTTGCGTTTTCCATTCTCTATTCCTCCAATTTTATACGGAGTTCTAATGGTTTTTCAATTTTATTGTTTTGTATGTTATACCTAGTAATCATTACATGTTTTCCGACATTACAATTTAAgataaaatgaaataaataaaCCTAGTTAAAATGCTATAAGCAGTGGTCACATGTCAGACATAAGGCGCGGTTTGTTCTTTCTCTGTGGTGTTTTTTGGTTACATTTGCTTGGTTAAATGCTCTTAAATTTGCATCAGTTTTACTTTGCTGAGAATTATTCTGTTGATTTTGCTTTGTGTCTCCTGCTGCTCTTGTTTGTACCTTGTCAGGGACCAGGGGTCAACACAGTGTATAAACTGTCAATTTTCTTAGTTGGACTTGGGTCAAAAAGTATTTGATGAAATAAGATATTTTTTAATTCATAAAATTATCAATCTTAGCATACTTGGAGATATTAAACTGTTCTTCATTCTTGTTCGCAGGCGGAGGGGAAAATAAATTATCAACTACTCCGGAAAGATTTCAAATCAAGAGGCGGAAAATACGTCAGTTGCCGATCAGCTTCCAGTCTCGTCAGTCGTCACTGTATAAAAAGCTTCGAAACCTCTTATTTTTTGTCATTGTTTGGCGGTGGCCACGAGAAGGAAACAGCTCATGCACTCCAACAACGTGCCTCTATGATCGATTTCTTATCTTCTCTTCTCTCGTCAGCCTGCAGATTCAGATCTCTGGTGTCAAGTATGTGGATTCTGACTATATCTTTCTGTTTCCTGCTTCATAGATATAATGATTTTAGGGAATTTTAATTTGTTTAGAACATGTGATTCTCCCTCTACATCTGCTGATGTCTCTCCCACTGTTTTGTTTTCTCATTGGGTTGGATTTTATATGTTTAATCTATAAATTACCAGTCCTTATCTTCCTGAGCGAGTAATTGACCGCTTCTTATCTAAGATCATCTGATTTATTGTTCATAATTCACTCCTGTCCTTATATTTATAAACAATTATCTTATTTTTTTACGTCCCACATCATTATGTTAAAAAACTATTAGCGTATTTATATACAGTGCTATGTATAATATATATTGCCGCAGTAGCACTCACTGTTGACTTAATAACCTTTGCATGTGGAAGATCATCGCCGAAACTAAATAAATAACACCCTTGCGAATATACAAGTGGATATAAATTACACACTTGTGGGAGGATCAACGCTGAAACGGCTAATCCGGGTTCGAATCCCGGCTGCGGCAAATTTTTCATTACCTTGTATTAGCTAATTTTATTAAATTCTGCAACAATTTGTATTTATGAATATAGATATGAGGGAGCGATGATTATATGCCAGGCTAAATTATATTATAATGTAATAAATTAAAGCTTAATATGATGTCCCACATCTTCAAAATTGGTAAATTTTATTTTGTATATATTAAGTAATGCTGGTTATATTAAATTGAGGGAGTGTGGGTAAGGGGTAGCGGAACACGTGATGGCCGAGGTGACCCCGACCCTAACCTTGCTCCGGTTACATGGAGTCAAATTGTATGAACAGGTGATTGAACTGGTGAATCCGTTCATGTGCCCCCGCTACTATGTGGACCTATCGATCCCTTTCGACTGGTTGAAGGGTTGGCTCTTGTGCCTTAAATCCTGCCAGCCAGGTTCGGCACTCCCTCCACCTTTTTTACGTTTCCCATTCTATTATCCCTCAAATTTATACGGAGTTTTAATAGTTTTTCAATTTTATTGTTTTGTTTGTTATACGTAATAGTCATTAGATGTTTTCCGACATAGcaatttaaaattaaatgaaataaataaacCTAGTTAAAATGCTACTGGCAGTGATGCACATGTCAAACATGAGGCGCGGTTTGTTCTTCCTCTGTGGTGTTTTTTTGTTACATTTGCTTGGTTAAATGCTCTTAAATTTGCATCAATTTTACTTTGGTGagaattattttattgattttgcTTTGTGTCTCCCGCTGCTCTTGTTTGTACCTCCCCAGGGACCAGGGCTCAACACGGTAAATTGGTTCTGGGTAGACGTGTTCACATGACATAATGACAATATGCCAATCAGAAGTactgtaaagattaatttaacTTAGATTTTTCTATTTATTCTTTATGTTGACTAGTTCATATAAAACTAATATATTAATGTGTATAAACTCAGAGCGGATCTATCGAATTTTTTTCCTCTAGTGTTATTGGTCAAGATTATTGCGGGTATCAAGGACTACTATTTAATTTAGCCATCTGTTGTTTACTCCTTATGAATGCTCGAGAGATGAACGAAAATATAGTTGTTTGAGAACCGAAGGATTGGGCTTGAGATATACATCATTCTCATTTTTTCTAAATGGGGATGGAGATGCACAATGGTCATGATTAGtttttgttggttgtttttgcaTGAAATATCTCCAATTGGAAGTACTCAAAAGActaatttaaattagatttttCTATCTGTTCTTTATCTTTAACTAGTTCCTATAGAACTAATATGTTAAACTGTCAATTTTAGTAGTTGGACTTGGGACAGAAAATATTTGATGAAATAAGATATTtttcaatttataaaattatcgATCTTAGCATACTTGGAGATCTTCAATTGTTCTTCACTCTTGTTCGCAGGCGGAGGGGAAAATAAATTATCAACTACTCCGGAAAGATTTCAAATCTGGAGGCGGAAAATACGTCAGTTGCCAATCAGCTTCCAGTCTCGTCACTGTATAACAAGCTTCGAAACCTCTGATTTTTTGTCATTGTTTGGCAGTGGCCAAGAGAAGGAAACAGCTCATGCACTCCAAGAACGTGCCTCTGTGATCTATTTCTTCTCTTCTCTCGTCAGCCTGCAGATTCAGATCTCTGGTCACAAGTATGTGGATTCTGACTTTATCTTTCTGTTTCCTGCATCATATATATAATGATTTTAGGgaattttaattttttagaaCATGTGATTCTCCCTCTGCGTCTGCTCATGTCTCTCCCACTGTTGTGTGATCTCATTGGGTTGGATTTTATATCTTTAATCTATAAATTACCAGTCCTTATCTTCCTGAGCGTGTACTTGACCGTTTCTTATTAAAGATCATCTGATTTATTGTTCATAATTCACGCCTGTCCTTATATTTATAAGCAATTATCTTATTTTTTACGTCCCACatcattattttaaaaaactattAACTTATTTATATACAGTgctatttatattatatattgcCGCAGTAGCACTCACTGTGGACTTAATAACCTTTGCATGTGGAAGATCATCGCTGAAACTAAATAAATATACCCTTGCGAATATACAAGTGGATATAAATTACACACTTGTGGGAGGATCAACGCTGAAACGGCTAATCCGGGTTCGAATCCCGGCTGCGGCAATTTTTTTATTACCTTGTAATCAGCTAATTTTTTTAAATTCTGCAACAATTTGTATTTATGAAAATAGATACGAGGGAGCGATGATTATATGCCAGGATTAATTATATTATAATGTAATAAATTAAAGCTTAATATGATGTCCCACATCTTCAAAATTGGTAAATTTAATTATGTATATATTAAGTAATACTGGTTATATTAAATTGAGGGAGTGTGGGTAAGGGGTAGCGGAACACGTGATGGCCCAGGTGACCCTAACCTTGCTCCGGTTACATGGAGTCAAATTGTATGAACAGAGGTGATTCAACTGGTGAATCCGTTCATTTGTCCCCCGCTACTATGTGGACCTATCGATCCCTTTCGACTGGTTGAAGGGTTGGCTCTTGTGCCTTAAATCCTGCCAGCCAGGTTTGGCACTCCCTCCACCTTTTTTGCGTTTTCCATTCTATTTTCCCCCAAATTTATACGGAGTTTTAATAGTTTTTCAATTTTATTGTTTTATTTGTTATACGTAATAGTCATTAGATGTTTTCCGACATAGcaatttaaaattaaatgaaataaataaacCTAGTTAAAATGTTACGGGCAGTGATGCACATGTCAGACAT is a genomic window containing:
- the LOC141714204 gene encoding uncharacterized protein LOC141714204, whose protein sequence is MCKCTPPENATNAVGILSGGLTSPIRERSSRILLAPASPSSQALLPTAYIGWIEAAIPTVWNNKKYKLWIKSNCGPNRQERRAVVEDAENCYNATKFILNILLLIFAEGKINYQLLRKDFKSRGGKYVSCRSASSLVSRHCIKSFETSYFLSLFGGGHEKETAHALQQRASMIDFLSSLLSSACRFRSLVSSGGENKLSTTPERFQIWRRKIRQLPISFQSRHCITSFETSDFLSLFGSGQEKETAHALQERASVIYFFSSLVSLQIQISGHKRRGK